From a single Nicotiana tabacum cultivar K326 chromosome 8, ASM71507v2, whole genome shotgun sequence genomic region:
- the LOC107804164 gene encoding UDP-glycosyltransferase 82A1: MKCGKKTKVLLVPYPAQGHVTPMLKLASLLLNHGLNPIVITPNFIQINSKEDGISIISIPDGLEDGTPRDFFAIENAMENYMPYHLEKLVQEYEFDGKEEDGIVCVIVDLLASWAVKVANKFGIQVAGFWPAMLATYRLIDSIPDMLKNGIISETGCPLHSGPISISLGQPTLSSEDLPWLVGNSAARISRFKFWTKTMKRSRTLKWLLVNTFPDECHNVRNTNILKTQTDQSQDCPKILPIGPLNTHVTIKNASFWEEDLSCLDWLNKQVANSVLYISFGSWVSPIGKSKVNDLALALELLKRPFIWVLGPTWREGLPKSYLERTSKQGKIMSWAPQIDVLQHESVGCYLTHCGWNSTMEAIQSKTRLLCYPIAGDQFVNCAYIVQNWRIGNRMDGFGLKDLDEGLKRIMEDDEMSERIARLNEMTMGKVASSRAMANLTTFICNVRI; encoded by the exons ATGAAGTGCGGAAAAAAGACCAAAGTACTTCTAGTTCCATATCCAGCACAAGGTCATGTCACACCAATGCTTAAACTAGCTTCGTTGCTACTTAATCATGGTCTTAATCCAATAGTCATTACTCCAAATTTCATCCAGATTAACTCTAAAGAAGATGGTATTTCTATCATTTCAATACCAGATGGATTAGAAGATGGAACCCCTCGCGATTTTTTCGCGATAGAAAATGCAATGGAGAATTACATGCCATACCATTTAGAAAAACTTGTTCAAGAATATGAGTTTGATGGAAAAGAAGAAGATGGAATTGTGTGTGTGATTGTTGATTTGCTTGCTTCTTGGGCTGTTAAAGTTGCTAATAAGTTTGGTATTCAAGTTGCTGGATTTTGGCCAGCCATGTTAGCTACTTATAGATTGATTGATTCAATTCCAGACATGCTCAAAAATGGAATCATCTCAGAAACAG GTTGTCCATTGCACAGTGGTCCTATATCCATCTCACTTGGCCAACCTACACTTAGTTCAGAAGATTTACCATGGCTTGTTGGAAATTCAGCTGCAAGAATTTCAAGATTCAAGTTCTGGACTAAGACCATGAAAAGATCAAGAACCCTAAAATGGCTCCTCGTAAATACCTTTCCAGACGAATGTCACAATGTGAGAAATACTAATATTTTGAAAACACAAACTGATCAGTCTCAAGATTGCCCAAAAATTCTCCCAATTGGACCTTTGAATACTCATGTAACAATAAAGAATGCTAGCTTTTGGGAGGAAGATTTAAGTTGCTTGGATTGGCTAAATAAACAAGTTGCTAATTCAGTTTTATACATTTCTTTTGGGAGTTGGGTTAGTCCAATTGGAAAATCAAAAGTAAATGACTTAGCATTGGCTCTTGAATTGTTAAAAAGACCATTTATTTGGGTGTTAGGTCCTACATGGAGAGAAGGTTTACCAAAGAGCTATTTGGAGAGAACATCAAAACAAGGGAAAATTATGTCATGGGCACCACAAATTGATGTTCTACAACATGAATCAGTGGGGTGTTATCTTACCCATTGTGGTTGGAATTCTACAATGGAAGCGATACAATCCAAGACACGCCTGTTATGTTATCCAATTGCAGGTGATCAATTTGTTAATTGCGCTTACATTGTTCAAAATTGGCGAATCGGCAATAGAATGGATGGTTTTGGACTGAAAGATTTGGATGAAGGATTGAAAAGGATaatggaggatgatgaaatgagtGAAAGAATTGCTAGACTAAACGAGATGACAATGGGCAAGGTGGCTAGTTCAAGAGCAATGGCTAACTTGACAACATTCATTTGTAATGTTAGAATATGA
- the LOC107829701 gene encoding protein PAT1 homolog 2 has translation MERSDGKDSMDLSHSSSSISDSAHFDASQYAFFGRDIGEEVELGGLDEEGNSCVPSVDGGFGDEDVQEYHLFEKDEGSALGSLSDIDDLATTFSKLNRNVTGPRHPGVIGDRGSGSFSRESSSAAEWAKETDFTDWFDQHLSDTECYQDSKRWSSQTHFSPVHHAESKPLYRTSSYPEQPQQLQRFSSEPILVPKASYTSLPPPGGRSQQASPHNLLHHQSMPSLAAGPQSPYSTANLPTLSNPNIHLAGLSHGLHYGGNMPQWTPTGHSLNTRLQNHWISHAGLIHGDHSSLLNSISPHQIPQNGLLSPQLMSPRQLQQQRLHPSVQPSLAHFSALRSQFNSFPSPSHPGKYGSADSRDSRSKSSNKGRQNVRFSQQASEAGSQKSESNVSKFRSKYMTGDEIESILKMQHPATHGNDPYVDDYYHQARLAKKAAESRSKYRFCPNKEQPSRSRNSTESQPHLHVDAKGQISFSSIRRPRPLLEYDPPGFVCNGSGEHDMSEKPLEQEPMLAARITIEDGFYLLLEVDDIDRLLQFSQPQDGGAQLRRKRQILLEGMAASLQLVDPLGKSGSSVGLTPKDDIVFLWLVSLPKGRKLISRYLQLLAPGGELARIVCMAIFRHLRFLFGSHPPNPGATETITNFAKTVSVCTRGMDLNLLSACLAAVVCSSEQPPLRPLGSPAGDGASIILKSVLEKATHLLTDPQAVSSFSMPNPALWQASFDAFFGLLTKYCLSKYDSIMQSILPQTQSNTETFDAEAARAVSREMPVELLRASLPHTNEQQRKLLLNFAQRSMPVTGSNAHGGSTGQISPESVSC, from the exons ATGGAGAGATCTGATGGCAAAGATTCCATGGACTTGTCCCACTCCTCTAGCTCCATCTCCG atAGTGCGCATTTTGATGCATCACAGTATGCATTTTTTGGACGAGATATAGGAGAGGAAGTCGAATTGGGGGGCCTAGACGAAGAAGGAAACAGTTGTGTTCCCTCGGTGGATGGTGGATTTGGTGACGAGGATGTACAGGAGTACCATTTGTTTGAAAAAGATGAG GGATCAGCTTTGGGGTCTTTATCCGACATAGATGATCTGGCAACTACATTTTCAAAG TTGAACAGAAACGTCACAGGACCTAGGCATCCTGGAGTTATTGGAGATCGTGGATCAGGATCTTTTTCTAGGGAAA GTTCGTCGGCAGCTGAATGGGCAAAGGAAACTGATTTTACTGATTGGTTTGATCAGCATTTGTCTGACACTGAATGTTACCAGGATAGCAAAAGATGGTCTTCACAGACACATTTCTCTCCTGTGCATCATGCAGAGTCAAAACCGTTGTATAGAACATCCTCCTACCCTGAGCAACCCCAACAACTTCAACGCTTCTCAAGCGAACCCATTTTAGTGCCAAAGGCATCTTACACTTCTCTCCCTCCTCCTGGTGGCAGATCTCAGCAAGCCTCACCACACAACCTATTGCATCATCAAAGTATGCCATCTCTTGCTGCTGGACCTCAGTCTCCCTATTCAACTGCCAATCTCCCCACTTTGTCAAATCCTAATATCCATTTAGCAGGCTTGTCTCATGGGCTCCACTACGGTGGAAACATGCCACAGTGGACCCCTACGGGTCATTCTCTCAATACCCGGCTGCAAAACCACTGGATTAGTCATGCCGGTCTCATCCATGGGGATCATTCTAGCCTCTTAAATAGTATATCTCCACATCAAATTCCTCAGAATGGGTTATTGTCCCCTCAGTTAATGTCCCCCCGGCAGCTACAGCAGCAGAGATTGCATCCTTCAGTTCAACCATCTTTAGCTCATTTTTCTGCACTGCGTTCCCAATTTAATTCCTTTCCTTCACCTTCCCATCCGGGTAAGTATGGATCGGCTGATTCGAGAGATTCAAGATCTAAGTCATCAAATAAAGGTAGACAGAATGTGCGCTTTTCTCAACAAGCCTCTGAAGCTGGTAGCCAAAAAAGTGAGAGTAATGTTTCCAAGTTCAGATCTAAGTACATGACTGGTGATGAAATAGAGAGCATCCTGAAAATGCAGCATCCCGCAACACATGGCAATGATCCGTATGTGGACGATTATTATCACCAAGCTCGGCTTGCAAAGAAAGCAGCTGAGTCGAGGTCAAAATATCGTTTTTGTCCAAACAAGGAGCAACCTTCACGGTCACGTAATAGCACAGAGTCACAGCCTCATCTCCATGTTGATGCTAAGGGGCAGATTTCATTTTCCTCCATTCGCAGGCCTCGTCCTCTTCTTGAATATGATCCACCCGGATTTGTATGTAATGGCAGTGGTGAACATGACATGTCTGAGAAACCTTTAGAGCAGGAACCAATGCTTGCAGCTAGAATTACAATAGAGGATGGTTTCTATCTTCTCCTTGAGGTTGATGACATCGACAGGCTACTTCAGTTTAGTCAGCCGCAAGATGGAGGTGCTCAGCTGAGGCGGAAGCGGCAGATCCTGTTGGAAGGCATGGCTGCCTCACTTCAGCTTGTTGACCCGCTTGGAAAAAGTGGGAGTTCAGTTGGGCTTACCCCTAAAGATGACATTGTGTTCTTATGGCTGGTGTCTCTTCCAAAAGGCCGGAAACTCATTTCAAGGTATCTTCAGCTTCTGGCACCCGGTGGCGAGCTTGCAAGAATAGTTTGCATGGCAATTTTTCGGCATTTAAGGTTTTTGTTTGGCAGTCATCCACCTAATCCAGGAGCCACTGAGACGATCACTAATTTTGCAAAAACAGTCTCTGTATGTACCCGTGGCATGGACCTTAATTTGCTTAGTGCTTGTCTAGCTGCTGTTGTTTGTTCCTCAGAGCAGCCGCCTCTTCGTCCTCTTGGAAGCCCTGCTGGAGATGGAGCCTCTATTATTCTTAAATCTGTTCTTGAAAAGGCAACTCATCTCTTGACTGATCCTCAGGCTGTTAGCAGCTTCAGCATGCCTAATCCTGCTCTTTGGCAGGCATCATTTGATGCCTTTTTTGGCTTACTTACTAAGTATTGCTTGAGTAAGTACGACTCAATAATGCAATCGATACTTCCACAGACTCAGTCAAACACAGAGACGTTTGATGCAGAAGCTGCAAGAGCTGTAAGCAGAGAGATGCCGGTCGAACTTTTACGTGCTAGTCTCCCGCACACAAATGAGCAGCAGAGGAAGCTGTTGTTGAATTTTGCTCAGAGGTCCATGCCTGTGACTGGATCCAATGCTCACGGTGGAAGCACTGGACAAATAAGTCCTGAATCTGTAAGCTGTTAG